One genomic window of Streptomyces sp. NBC_01498 includes the following:
- a CDS encoding ABC transporter ATP-binding protein, with translation MAALEVRALSVGYGPVRALHEVSLDVPSGGITAVLGGNGAGKSTLLRAISRTLGFHRGTVGGGGVHFDGRPLDGLDAAGVVAAGVVQVPEGRQVFARMTVADNLRAGGLGARGGRKRYAAALAEVYDLFPVLADRAGQRAGLLSGGEQQMLALGRGMMARPRLLLLDEPSLGLAPLMAARIGETIRRINAAGTSVLLVEQNAAMALRLASRAYVLEVGEVTLEGDAAELAASDEVRRRYLGVVDETAAEDAGRAQESAPVLRRWSA, from the coding sequence ATGGCCGCGCTCGAAGTGCGTGCCCTGTCCGTCGGTTACGGGCCGGTGCGCGCTCTGCACGAGGTGTCGCTCGACGTACCGTCAGGCGGGATCACCGCGGTCCTCGGCGGCAACGGCGCCGGCAAGTCCACACTCCTCAGGGCCATTTCGCGCACCCTCGGCTTTCACCGGGGCACGGTGGGCGGTGGCGGTGTGCACTTCGACGGCCGCCCCCTCGACGGGCTGGACGCCGCCGGGGTCGTGGCCGCCGGGGTGGTCCAAGTACCCGAGGGGCGGCAGGTGTTCGCCCGGATGACGGTCGCCGACAATCTCCGGGCGGGCGGCCTCGGCGCGCGCGGCGGGCGCAAGCGGTACGCGGCGGCCCTCGCCGAGGTCTACGACCTGTTCCCGGTGCTCGCCGACCGCGCGGGCCAGCGCGCCGGACTGCTCTCCGGCGGCGAGCAGCAGATGCTCGCGCTCGGCCGGGGCATGATGGCCCGTCCCCGGCTCCTCCTCCTCGACGAACCGTCCCTCGGGCTCGCCCCCCTGATGGCCGCCCGGATCGGCGAGACGATCCGGCGGATCAACGCCGCCGGTACCTCGGTCCTGCTGGTCGAGCAGAACGCGGCCATGGCGCTGCGGCTCGCCTCGCGCGCGTACGTCCTGGAGGTCGGCGAGGTCACGCTCGAAGGGGACGCCGCCGAACTGGCCGCCTCCGACGAGGTCCGGCGCCGCTATCTCGGGGTCGTGGACGAGACCGCCGCCGAGGACGCGGGCCGGGCGCAGGAGTCCGCGCCGGTGCTCCGGAGGTGGAGCGCGTGA